Proteins encoded within one genomic window of Ranitomeya variabilis isolate aRanVar5 chromosome 4, aRanVar5.hap1, whole genome shotgun sequence:
- the LOC143768649 gene encoding fish-egg lectin-like, translating into MSFTLSLILLCAGASFVASGFLDISCVLVPGNLRQIDAGAGQVWGVDYQDQIFQLVGDSWQQVPGQLLHVSVGPAGVWGVNRANTIFNLQNNVWTVVPGSLNQVDAGGAIYVAGVDAQNHVFCSPSSYTPFSLIEGSLIYYSCGLYGCWGVNSANNIFYREFVTPQACQGVKWQPLAGSLSMLEVGTDGSVYGVNAAGQVFKRLDIFDKAPYGTGWYRFESCSSIKHVTYDAGFLWLLSQTGDIYKCKEITSSTY; encoded by the exons ATGAGCTTCACTCTCAGCCTGATCCTGTTGTGTGCAGGAGCCTCTTTTGTAGCTTCCG gctTTTTAGATATTAGTTGCGTTTTGGTACCAGGAAACCTGAGACAGATCGACGCCGGTGCTGGACAAGTATGGGGAGTTGATTATCAAGATCAGATCTTCCAATTGGTCGGTGACAGCTGGCAGCAAGTTCCCGGGCAGCTCCTTCATGTGTCGGTCGGACCTGCTGGAGTCTGGGGGGTCAATAGGGCAAATACCATCTTTAATCTTCAGAACAACGTGTGGACGGTTGTGCCAG GTAGCCTTAACCAGGTGGATGCCGGTGGTGCTATCTACGTGGCTGGTGTGGACGCCCAGAACCATGTGTTTTGCTCACCATCTTCATACACGCCATTTAGTCTTATTGAGGGATCTCTGATATATTACAGCTGTGGACTATATGGTTGCTGGGGAGTCAACAGCGCCAATAATATATTTTACCGTGAGTTTGTGACCCCACAAGCATGCCAGGGAGTTAAATGGCAGCCGTTGGCGGGCAGCCTGAGCATGCTTGAGGTCGGCACAGATGGCTCCGTCTATGGTGTCAACGCAGCTGGACAGGTCTTCAAGAG GCTTGATATCTTTGATAAAGCGCCCTATGGTACAGGATGGTACCGTTTCGAATCCTGCAGCAGCATCAAACATGTCACTTACGATGCCGGATTTCTGTGGCTTCTATCTCAAACCGGAGACATTTATAAATGCAAAGAGATTACTTCTAGTACCTATTAG